In one window of Pseudochaenichthys georgianus chromosome 5, fPseGeo1.2, whole genome shotgun sequence DNA:
- the LOC117446308 gene encoding msx2-interacting protein isoform X4, with protein MFAAGPGSSAIGGSFEAADPHFDSRIRDPFTLTNSSRRELYRDERGRRVDRTYHHRRSRSSHSSQSRHPSPQRTTGQTPKTPHSPKRAPLSPGRGPRSRSHSRSSSSDSVSSTSSTGSGSDSNSSSSDGSRARSVQSSATHAPTQSSMGLDSDEPRRSFGIKVQNLPVRSTDTSLKDGLFHEFKKHGKVTSVQIHGASEDRYGLVFFRQQEDQEKALTVSKGKLFFGMLIEVIAWNGPETESENEFRPLDGRIDEFHPKATRTLFIGNLEKTTSYQQLLDIFQRFGEIVDIDIKKVNGVPQYAFVQYSDIASVCKAIKKMDGEYLGSNRLKLGFGKSMPTTCVWLDGLATSVTEQYLTRHFCRYGHVVKVVFDRLKGMALILYNNTDFAQAAVRETKGWKIGGNKIKVDFASQESQMAFYRTMQTSGQDIRDFYEIPTERREERRPPYHEFTAERAYFENIRTPGIYPEEARRDYAARSRERFPELEHFQGEHFDPRFHEDPRDFRDFRDPFEQDIRKYTYIQRERERERERFEADRSRWSPSHPRRPITPTVSPSPSERAPRDSERRVYSQSSERSGSVSSMSPPHFDKSEKALLEHASKSDKSDKSSQPELVASAEKTKRTKRKEKGDKAEKVKSRKTKGQSPSNLLPETELETGFDGASGRGRGSDQDAHERNKCKGEAEPLPGNQLSTALDSVKSERSENSKVENSDLDGKNRLKKHLKPDIGNDGKDVSVDSDRLEARKRRFADSGGRTIRQKRSRHEEDDAIPSSDFGGAGALMKEIDTDKNKDSQRRDSRLKSDKSSTQKDGQEDLRGQREKSESLDPRHPGHISSRRFSHEGITDQSSIREHEHHAAFTCVAQNADAEKSVKNKEDHVDIDLSQSYRKQMEQNRRLHQQQQQRESDKSDKPGSPQEAEDLEHRSLVHEVGKPPEDVTDTFPSHKLKKIDLLETDSGIKRERVYRRIRQKSEDRDWNNISPPGHQHFSHHADEQFSDPSQKELSRNEEKLHPDLELLVKRTHSTQVNKPNTPLLSVEEEQQKRWESRVKQDLLPDLNFSRGLGKNIHNRKRLEYGMWHDLEPGEVRSDSEEDREAKPHSPVPSTSVPFSERPRVDRFSDPKLASLERNKFYSFALDQTITPDTKALLERAKSLSSSREDNWSFLDYDSHFAGLRNRKDTEKVESAPRPTPSWYMKKKKIRSGSEDKLDERKEEPKPEEQERRELFASRFLHSPVFELDTRRLQHLERKHEEPEHVNLQPGQQGDGELETGPVVLFRSRFLELTRLQQQKNKPHPLPEAKEVSIITSEKVEKTPVQEQQAVPSPETTESIMEPEIKPISPAEETIPEPRLTLTSVTQSVVKDLPPPEETFVALNPTPDPYTPVSVIKEEMKVEIKEIVPMHHQLTEGLSDAEPAPVGAPEPIYSMDKCKASQSVEKCDNISDLKPLCIEKPSRQDSNDELVSISEAELDPQTTQPEATSPIPHSLVEEEKETNAIWKTEAEPEGEEENPQVIKLQMPIDETNDEPVSPQKEHKTKEMKNKKLKHSPAQVAPVPVVSNSGLEKPLTRKSERIDKEKLKRGSSPRAESKSTGKSPIHGSESDMSEPGISAGRARRRNVKSVYATPVEDDGPVRPGKEIPDSPRSARKRGSDKDATQQQNMEQDPPAPAPTKRGRPPKNRKQVDESSACKVEKSKLDNKDTDSNESEGGERIPRVSKGKTSPHGTKDSWNPMSTVQGSGLPRKVKKSDATEDDQEMDFTDEDSLALQDSSSSFKEDPPIQVEKKEEKDKQGRELGRDKDDFLDEASEGKSNGKESDSPVLEEKSASEKIVRGKTKLMRTPKSPVLKNLKIRLNVTEVKDLLQLGDDELGSQEDSSKKLRPGDHSDPVSKCTSADQEGPNDEEKDISAEERQELLESPKHVISQELELEQAVENIAKLTDPTFPTEPPTTPIPPTEVKSEPEEQKPYPASETELMAAIDSITAEDGSVISSQAPPPSADVVSEPEIQNVMPSAKDDEPATTNTPAIKEEPVFPTTPKKGPKGRPKTPKRYKGQKQVRRDFKEGPSISEELTTPLAESPPSSVKTVLTSTPSAATTTVITPTTWKPEPEPEPEPLAVKATDVNKDIEAPSEEQIQHLKSVNPQSKSPILPKPQQVPAECTTPSLSPLANRPHIRPIQTNRIPVSPPDWRHQSKDTVSVSPFMPLSSKENQSLPSDSDNMITDHGTSDLRQILMKHKNLSLPGSSSIPCNLPTLRDQNPSESNTPSAVVPNKSPLPSSLMVAHPAPPIVRPPALLPSPESKSVISVIASTATSVISRVCNPPESDDKVNINIGNPCVDMTLPKPTYRPNKDDSGSYHGPVADEVGSATRFIVESPTLGAGSCPGLRVNTSEGVVVLSHSGQKIEGPQRISAKISQIPQATAGDMESQQLVSMPQIKQEMYGHSHLGLQKGPSSQTDHGHPGKMQSTSIKQESTGLEKMESSYQPGPQGVVKRLPQGNQQVMSYHQEYMPIKHQKKMDSADPHSTDGAKPSWTSAISPAISPHLPSPPGNHVGFVPATGERAPSHISGVKQEPRSPRKSGHPHSPFTKVSSPIGSSSPKGIPGMLSTGLPAMQQFISGVHHQEQSVIMQPHSVQGGLGRMSPHRVAQSIPVGHLVQGDVRVNTPPLSVMSYGMHSEPLASPWSGSMQPRPTSPQTVGRDKVLKVNPASLRGHEGEQEEARRFHQAQARQSAAQLKPETMQSDPRGRSVQLETYMAQRDMRVLLHQQGERLATDPHSGHIQEILPPSSAPSNLSLSLSPRAHVLSKGVSEKDITKQLEAKRPHSPLPKDGLMGIRQSGQAMASPQRAQLMPPGPSGSFPEYSGMYSNRGGTHSQIPETSPVGLNQPPLNVTPTMGADLQTKPDGKMTQPVNMLQLLTKYPIVWQGLLALKNDTAAVQLHFVCGNKALAHRSLPLQEGGALLRIVQRMRLEASQLESVARRMTGDSDFCLLLALPCGRDQDDVLNQTQALKAAFINYLQAKLAAGIINIPNPGSNQPAYVLQIFPPCEFSESHLSQLAPDLLNRISSISPHLMIVITSV; from the exons ATGTTTGCTGCTGGCCCTGGAAGTAGTGCCATTGGGGGAAGCTTTGAGGCAGCAGACCCACATTTTGACTCTAGAATTCGAGACCCATTTACTCTTACTAATTCTTCACGGCGTGAACTATACAGAGATGAGAGAGGACGGCGGGTTGATAGAACCTACCATCACCGGAGGAGCCGATCATCTCATTCCTCACAGTCGAGGCACCCTTCTCCACAACGGACCACGGGACAAACCCCTAAAACTCCTCATTCCCCTAAAAGAGCTCCTTTGTCCCCTGGGAGAGGTCCGCGATCTCGATCCCACAGCAGGTCGTCGAGCTCTGATTCTGTCAGCAGCACCAGCAGCACTGGCAGCGGCAG TGACTCAAACAGCAGCTCAAGTGATGGATCACGGGCACGCTCTGTTCAGTCGTCAGCTACTCACGCCCCTACTCAGTCTTCTATGGGGCTCGACTCGGATGAGCCACGCAGAAGCTTTGGGATTAAAGTGCAAAACCTACCAGTACGCTCCACAG ACACAAGTTTAAAAGATGGACTTTTCCATGAATTCAAGAAACATGGGAAAGTGACATCAGTGCAGATACATGGAGCGTCAGAAGACCGCTATGGTTTGGTGTTTTTTcgacagcaagaggatcaagaGAAAGCCCTCACTGTTTCCAAAGGAAAGCTGTTCTTTGGCATGCTTATTGAAGTCATAGCCTGGAATGGTCCTG AAACAGAGAGTGAAAACGAGTTCAGGCCCTTGGATGGTCGGATAGATGAGTTTCACCCAAAGGCCACAAGGACACTGTTTATCGGCAACCTTGAGAAGACTACTAGTTATCAACAACTCCTTGACATTTTTCAACGCTTTGGAGAAATTGTG GACATTGACATCAAGAAAGTAAATGGTGTTCCCCAGTATGCCTTTGTGCAATACTCTGATATTGCCAGTGTCTGCAAGGCCATTAAGAAGATGGATGGAGAGTATCTGGGGAGCAACAGACTAAAG CTTGGGTTTGGGAAGAGTATGCCTACAACGTGTGTCTGGCTAGATGGTTTGGCAACCAGCGTTACAGAGCAGTACCTCACACGGCATTTCTGCCGCTATGGACATGTTGTAAAG GTTGTGTTTGATAGATTAAAAGGGATGGCCCTCATCTtgtacaacaacacagatttcGCTCAGGCAGCTGTAAGGGAGACCAAAGGCTGGAAGATTGGGGGCAATAAAATAAAG GTGGATTTTGCAAGTCAAGAGAGTCAGATGGCCTTCTACCGAACTATGCAGACATCTGGTCAAGACATTAGAGACTTCTACGAAATTCCTACTGAACGACG AGAGGAACGGAGACCTCCATACCATGAATTTACAGCAGAAAGGGCTTACTTTGAGAATATACGGACACCTGGCATCTATCCTGAAGAAGCTCGAAGAGACTACGCTGCTCGCAGCAGGGAACGTTTTCCTGAACTGGAACACTTTCAGGGGGAACACTTTGACCCACGTTTTCATGAAGACCCAAGAGACTTCCGGGACTTCAGAGACCCCTTTGAGCAAGACATTCGAAAATACACATATATTCAAAGAGAGCGAGAAAGAGAGCGAGAGCGGTTTGAGGCTGATCGTAGCAGGTGGAGCCCTTCCCATCCAAGGCGACCTATTACTCCTACAGTATCACCATCACCCTCTGAGCGAGCTCCCAGAGACTCAGAAAGACGCGTTTACAGTCAATCTTCAGAGAGAAGTGGTAGTGTGAGCTCAATGTCACCACCACACTTTGATAAATCTGAAAAGGCCCTGCTTGAACATGCCTCCAAGAGTGACAAGAGTGACAAAAGCAGCCAACCAGAGCTTGTGGCAAGTGCAGAGAAAACTAAACGTACAAAACGAAAAGAGAAAGGAGACAAAGCTGAGAAAGTTAAATCCAGGAAAACAAAGGGGCAATCCCCATCCAACCTACTACCGGAAACAGAGCTTGAGACTGGTTTTGATGGAGCGTCTGGAAGAGGAAGGGGATCAGACCAGGATGCTCATGAGAGGAATAAATGCAAGGGGGAAGCTGAACCCTTACCTGGCAATCAGTTGTCAACTGCTCTTGACTCTGTAAAAAGTGAAAGATCTGAAAATAGTAAAGTTGAGAACTCAGACTTGGATGGAAAAAATCGACTCAAGAAACATCTAAAGCCTGATATTGGAAATGATGGGAAAGATGTATCCGTTGACTCGGATCGCCTTGAGGCAAGAAAAAGGCGCTTTGCTGATTCAGGTGGCAGGACCATTCGTCAGAAAAGAAGCAGGCATGAAGAGGACGACGCCATTCCATCTTCAGATTTTGGTGGTGCTGGTGCTCTTATGAAAGAGATTGACACTGACAAAAACAAAGATTCACAACGGAGAGATTCAAGACTCAAAAGTGATAAAAGTAGCACTCAGAAAGATGGTCAAGAGGACCTTAGAGGACAAAGGGAGAAGTCTGAGTCTCTGGACCCACGACATCCAGGGCACATTTCATCTAGAAGGTTTTCACACGAGGGGATTACAGATCAAAGCAGTATAAGAGAACACGAACACCATGCTGCTTTCACATGTGTTGCTCAGAATGCTGACGCTGAGAAAAGTGTTAAGAACAAGGAAGACCATGTTGACATTGACCTCTCTCAGAGTTATCGCAAGCAAATGGAGCAAAACAGGCGACTGcaccagcagcaacagcagcgtGAATCTGACAAGTCTGACAAACCAGGAAGTCCTCAAGAAGCAGAGGACTTGGAACATCGCAGTCTTGTGCATGAAGTTGGCAAACCACCTGAGGATGTAACGGATACTTTTCCATCTCACAAATTAAAGAAAATAGACCTTTTAGAGACTGACTCCGGAATTAAGAGGGAGCGTGTCTACAGGAGAATTAGACAAAAAAGTGAAGATCGTGACTGGAACAACATCTCTCCTCCAGGACATCAGCACTTCTCTCACCATGCAGATGAACAGTTTTCGGACCCTTCTCAGAAAGAGTTGAGTAGAAATGAGGAAAAACTTCACCCAGATCTGGAGCTGTTGGTCAAAAGGACACATAGCACACAGGTAAACAAGCCAAACACTCCTTTACTTAGTGTGGAAGAAGAGCAACAGAAGAGATGGGAGAGCAGAGTTAAACAAGACTTGTTACCTGACCTAAACTTTTCTAGAGGTCTTGGTAAGAATATTCACAATCGCAAGCGTTTGGAATATGGTATGTGGCATGACCTTGAGCCTGGGGAAGTTCGATCTGACTCTGAAGAGGACAGAGAAGCCAAACCCCACTCTCCAGTGCCCTCCACATCAGTGCCTTTTTCTGAAAGGCCAAGGGTTGATCGATTTTCAGACCCCAAGCTAGCAAGTCTTGAAAGGAACAAATTCTACTCCTTTGCACTTGATCAAACCATCACACCAGATACAAAGGCTCTGCTCGAACGTGCAAAATCTCTCTCCTCTTCAAGAGAAGATAACTGGTCCTTTTTGGATTATGATTCTCACTTTGCAGGTTTACGCAACAGAAAGGATACTGAGAAGGTGGAATCAGCACCACGTCCTACACCCTCCTGGTAcatgaaaaagaaaaagattcGCAGTGGATCTGAAGACAAACTTGATGAGCGCAAGGAGGAGCCCAAGCCGGAAGAACAGGAACGTAGGGAGCTTTTTGCCTCCCGCTTTCTTCACAGCCCCGTGTTTGAGCTGGACACTCGGCGACTTCAACACTTGGAACGCAAACATGAAGAACCTGAGCATGTAAACCTGCAACCTGGACAGCAAGGTGATGGTGAACTTGAAACTGGGCCAGTTGTCCTTTTCCGTAGTCGTTTTTTGGAACTTACACGACTTCAACAACAGAAGAATAAACCCCATCCGTTACCAGAGGCAAAAGAAGTCTCAATAATCACTAGTGAGAAAGTGGAAAAAACACCTGTTCAAGAGCAACAAGCAGTGCCGTCTCCTGAAACAACAGAATCCATCATGGAGCCAGAAATCAAACCAATCAGTCCTGCTGAAGAGACCATTCCTGAACCCCGACTCACACTTACTTCTGTCACCCAATCTGTGGTCAAGGACCTTCCTCCACCGGAAGAGACATTTGTTGCATTAAATCCAACCCCCGATCCATATACCCCCGTGTCTGTCATAAAGGAAGAGATGAAAGTAGAGATCAAAGAGATTGTACCTATGCACCATCAATTAACTGAGGGCTTATCTGATGCTGAACCTGCACCAGTTGGAGCACCTGAACCCATTTACTCAATGGATAAATGTAAAGCTTCTCAATCTGTAGAGAAATGTGATAATATCAGTGATTTAAAACCTCTCTGTATAGAAAAACCAAGCCGTCAGGATTCTAATGATGAGCTTGTTAGCATTTCAGAAGCAGAGCTAGATCCTCAGACAACACAACCAGAAGCAACTAGTCCCATTCCACATAGTCTTGTAGAGGAAGAGAAGGAGACCAATGCTATTTGGAAAACAGAAGCAGAgcctgagggagaggaggaaaaTCCTCAAGTTATTAAACTGCAGATGCCCATTGATGAGACAAACGACGAGCCCGTTTCACCTCAGAAGGAGCATAAAACAaaagaaatgaaaaataaaaagctCAAACACTCCCCTGCTCAAGTGGCTCCAGTTCCTGTGGTATCTAACTCTGGTCTGGAGAAACCATTAACACGCAAGAGTGAGCGCATTGACAAAGAGAAGCTAAAACGAGGATCATCCCCAAGGGCTGAATCAAAGTCAACAGGCAAGTCTCCGATTCACGGATCAGAATCCGATATGTCCGAGCCTGGCATATCAGCAGGCAGAGCAAGACGAAGAAATGTTAAATCTGTGTATGCCACTCCAGTTGAAGATGATGGGCCAGTTCGTCCTGGAAAGGAAATTCCAGACTCGCCACGCTCTGCCAGAAAGCGAGGTTCAGACAAAGatgcaacacaacaacaaaatatgGAACAGGATCCACCTGCTCCAGCCCCTACGAAACGGGGCCGTCCGCCCAAGAATCGCAAGCAAGTGGACGAGAGTTCAGCATGTAAAGTAGAAAAATCTAAATTGGACAATAAAGACACGGATTCAAATGAATCAGAAGGTGGGGAACGAATACCAAGAGTGTCAAAAGGTAAAACCTCTCCTCATGGCACCAAGGATTCATGGAATCCAATGTCGACAGTTCAAGGATCTGGATTACCACGGAAAGTGAAGAAAAGTGACGCGACTGAAGATGATCAGGAAATGGATTTCACAGATGAAGATTCCTTGGCTTTGCAAGATTCATCAAGTTCATTTAAAGAAGATCCACCCATTcaagttgaaaagaaagaggagaAAGACAAACAAGGGAGAGAATTAGGCAGAGATAAAGATGATTTTCTTGATGAGGCTTCTGAAGGTAAATCAAATGGGAAAGAGTCAGATTCCCCCGTTTTAGAAGAGAAATCTGCTTCAGAGAAGATTGTTAGAGGAAAAACCAAGTTGATGAGAACTCCCAAGTCTCCTGTTCTCAAGAACCTCAAAATCAGACTAAATGTCACGGAGGTCAAGGATCTTCTTCAGTTAGGGGATGATGAACTTGGGAGTCAAGAGGATTCTTCAAAAAAGCTCAGACCAGGTGACCACAGTGATCCTGTTTCAAAATGTACTAGTGCCGACCAAGAGGGCCCTAACGATGAGGAAAAGGACATTTCCGCTGAGGAAAGACAAGAGCTCCTTGAATCACCAAAACATGTCATTTCACAGGAGCTGGAATTGGAGCAAGCTGTTGAGAACATTGCTAAACTTACAGATCCAACTTTTCCAACAGAACCACCAACAACACCTATTCCACCGACAGAAGTCAAAAGTGAGCCAGAGGAACAAAAACCTTATCCTGCTAGTGAGACAGAACTTATGGCTGCTATTGATTCGATAACTGCAGAGGATGGAAGTGTTATCTCATCCCAAGCGCCTCCTCCTAGTGCTGATGTCGTTTCAGAACCTGAGATACAAAACGTGATGCCCTCTGCCAAGGACGATGAAcctgcaacaacaaatacacctGCCATTAAGGAGGAGCCTGTCTTTCCTACAACACCGAAAAAGGGTCCCAAGGGAAGACCTAAAACACCTAAACGTTATAAAGGACAAAAGCAAGTAAGAAGAGATTTTAAGGAAGGCCCTTCAATAAGTGAGGAGTTGACAACTCCTTTAGCAGAAAGCCCACCATCCAGTGTAAAGACTGTTCTTACATCAACTCCATCAGCAGCAACCACAACGGTTATCACTCCTACTACTTGGAAGCCAGAacctgagccagagccagaGCCTTTGGCAGTCAAAGCCACAGATGTAAACAAAGATATAGAGGCACCTTCTGAAGAACAGATTCAACATCTCAAATCTGTTAACCCCCAATCGAAGAGTCCAATACTTCCAAAGCCCCAACAGGTGCCAGCCGAGTGCACCACCCCTTCCCTGTCTCCACTAGCTAACAGGCCACATATACGACCCATTCAAACAAATAGAATTCCTGTTTCTCCACCAGATTGGCGCCACCAGTCTAAAGATACAGTCTCCGTCTCACCCTTCATGCCGTTATCATCGAAGGAAAACCAGTCTTTACCCTCAGACTCTGACAACATGATTACTGATCATGGCACAAGTGATTTGAGACAGATTCTTATGAAACACAAAAATCTTTCATTGCCAGGCAGTAGTTCTATTCCTTGTAATCTACCCACCCTGCGAGACCAGAATCCTTCTGAGAGTAATACTCCATCGGCTGTTGTGCCAAATAAGTCACCACTACCTAGCAGTTTAATGGTAGCTCATCCCGCGCCCCCTATAGTTCGACCTCCAGCCTTACTACCATCTCCTGAGTCGAAGTCTGTGATCTCTGTTATTGCATCCACTGCAACCTCTGTTATCAGTCGCGTCTGCAACCCTCCTGAGTCCGATGACAAAGTTAACATAAACATTGGAAATCCCTGTGTGGATATGACTTTACCCAAGCCAACTTATAGGCCTAACAAGGACGATTCTGGATCATACCACGGGCCTGTGGCGGATGAGGTGGGAAGTGCCACACGATTCATTGTCGAGAGCCCCACTCTTGGTGCAGGATCTTGCCCAGGTCTAAGAGTTAATACATCTGAAGGAGTGGTAGTTTTGAGCCACTCGGGCCAAAAAATAGAGGGACCACAGAGGATAAGTGCAAAAATAAGTCAGATCCCACAAGCAACAGCAGGTGACATGGAATCTCAGCAGTTGGTATCCATGCCCCAGATAAAACAAGAAATGTATGGTCATTCTCATCTAGGACTTCAAAAGGGGCCTTCATCGCAGACAGATCATGGGCATCCTGGTAAAATGCAGTCGACTTCTATTAAACAAGAAAGCACGGGTTTGGAAAAGATGGAATCTTCTTACCAACCTGGACCTCAAGGAGTAGTGAAGCGTCTCCCACAAGGTAACCAACAAGTAATGAGTTACCATCAAGAATACATGCCAATAAAACATCAGAAGAAAATGGACAGTGCTGATCCTCACAGTACGGATGGAGCCAAACCATCTTGGACCTCTGCTATAAGTCCTGCAATAAGCCCTCATTTGCCCTCTCCGCCTGGTAACCATGTAGGCTTTGTTCCTGCAACTGGTGAAAGAGCTCCCTCTCATATCAGTGGAGTCAAACAAGAACCACGATCCCCTCGAAAGTCAGGTCATCCCCACTCTCCGTTTACTAAAGTGTCCTCACCCATTGGCTCCTCCTCACCCAAGGGCATACCAGGGATGTTATCCACTGGCCTTCCTGCCATGCAACAGTTTATCTCGGGTGTACATCATCAAGAGCAGTCGGTTATCATGCAACCTCACAGTGTGCAAGGAGGCTTGGGACGGATGTCTCCTCACCGTGTTGCCCAGTCAATTCCAGTGGGGCATCTTGTCCAAGGAGATGTTCGGGTTAATACTCCACCTCTCTCTGTGATGAGCTATGGGATGCATAGTGAGCCGCTTGCCTCTCCTTGGTCTGGATCCATGCAGCCACGGCCAACGTCACCACAGACTGTTGGCAGAGACAAGGTTCTCAAGGTAAATCCAGCTTCGTTGAGGGGTCATGAGGGGGAACAAGAAGAAGCCAGGCGCTTCCACCAGGCTCAAGCAAGACAGTCTGCTGCACAATTAAAACCAGAGACTATGCAGTCAGATCCTCGTGGGCGTAGTGTCCAGTTAGAAACATACATGGCACAACGAGATATGCGAGTGCTCTTGCACCAACAGGGAGAGCGTTTGGCCACAGATCCTCATTCTGGACACATTCAAGAGATTCTTCCCCCCTCCTCGGCGCCCTCCAATCTGTCCTTATCCTTGTCTCCAAGAGCACATGTTTTGTCTAAAGGTGTGTCTGAGAAGGATATAACAAAGCAATTAGAGGCAAAGAGGCCACACTCTCCTCTTCCTAAAGATGGATTGATGGGGATCAGACAATCTGGGCAAGCAATGGCATCTCCCCAGAGAGCTCAGCTAATGCCACCAGGACCTAGTGGCTCATTCCCCGAGTACTCAGGGATGTACTCAAACCGAGGAGGCACCCACTCTCAAATACCAGAGACGTCACCTGTTGGACTTAACCAGCCACCTCTGAATGTCACACCAACCATG GGTGCAGACCTCCAGACGAAACCAGATGGCAAGATGACGCAGCCTGTTAATATGTTGCAGTTGCTCACG AAATACCCTATTGTTTGGCAAGGCCTGCTGGCACTGAAAAACGACACAGCTGCAGTCCAGTTGCATTTTGTCTGTGGCAACAAAGCTTTGGCTCATCGATCACTGCCCCTACAAGAAGGAGGCGCATTGCTTAGGATTGTCCAGAGAATGAGACTCGAGGCTTCACAATTGGAGAGTGTAGCCCGAAGAATGACG GGGGACAGCGACTTCTGTCTGCTCCTTGCACTGCCATGCGGGCGAGACCAAGACGACGTCCTGAACCAAACTCAAGCTCTTAAGGCTGCGTTCATCAACTACCTGCAGGCAAAGTTGGCTGCTGGTATCATCAATATCCCCAACCCAGGCTCCAATCAG CCTGCCTATGTGCTGCAGATTTTCCCACCATGTGAATTCTCCGAGAGCCACCTGTCGCAGCTCGCCCCCGACCTTCTCAACAGGATCTCCAGCATCTCACCACACCTCATGATTGTCATCACCTCTGTGTAA